The Aethina tumida isolate Nest 87 chromosome 6, icAetTumi1.1, whole genome shotgun sequence nucleotide sequence AAAATTGAGGCCCGGACGTCCGAAGCAAGCCAGCGACTTCTTCGGCGTCGAAGGCACGTTCAAAAAGCTAGAAGTCGACTAAATTTATACCTTTTTGTACCTTCAATGTGTAATAAAggttaattactaatttgtttttcttaatcTAGGAAACGTGCGTTCTCAACGGAAGCACTAGGTATTTATTAACGACATTAGCTCATTAAAAAggcttattaaaaaatatccaataagattttaattagatacgAAATTgtttgtaacaattaaaaaaaattactagtaaaaaacttgttttttaGTAGTTAATCAGATGATTTGGTTTTGAGACATCAGTTGTGAGGAAGAGTTGGTGGCTGCAACATCTAAGATGTGTACTAATCTTGTGGACGTTCAAAGTTTGTACGACAAAGATAAGGACCTGAAGCAGGACGATGTGAGGAAGCTTCAGGTTTGGCTGGAGAAGCAGCCGCACCTGCCTCAAATTACTGGTGAATAACTACTAGAATTTTGgcctatttaatttgatttgtttaattattttagagctGCAAGTGGCTTTGTTCCTGCAAAGCTGTTACTGCAGCAACGAAGCTGCGAAACAAGCTCTGGACAACTATTTCACCATAAAAACTTTGTGTCAGGATATTTTTGGTAACAGGAACGTTGCTGATGCTGGTTTTAAGGAGACCATGAATGTTTCGTaagtgtattgttttttaattgtttcataatcaacaataaattgatttttattgtttccacTGCTCagattttagtattttcttGAAAACCTTGAAGTGGAGTAAAAAactgacaataaataaaaataacaagcaAAGGTCAGACATTGGTGTACctcataaaacataataattgtttaaatggttcacatatttacataatttataaacaactcgcaattcatatttttaaaacaaatttatccaTTCAAAAAAGTGActctcaatttatttttagaattctaaTTTTGATTAAGATTCTCTTAAGTTttagaatttcataattaataattgttgttttacttTAAGAATGTTGAACATTCTGCCAAAACTGACTCCAGAGGGTTATTGCATCAACTACATGAAATTGGTGGACTGTGATCCGGACCACTTCCACTTCATCAACCAGCTGAAGCAGTTCGACATGCTGACGATGCTGCATCTAAGCAAATGTGGACCGTGCAACGGATACGTCCTTGTTCTGGACATGGAGGGGTCAGTCTTTGGTCATTTGACCAAAGTCAACTTGATCGTTGTCAAAaagtttctgttttatttacaagtaatttaactaattgtcagtcaattgatttatttattgatgggGCATTTTAGGAAGCCATGCCGGTGAGATTGAAGGGCATCCACTTGGTGAACATTGTGTCTTGGGCTGACAAGCTGGTGGCACTTTTGAAGCCCTTTATGAAAAAGGAGCTGTTCGACATGGTACtaattgtttcataatttaattaattatct carries:
- the LOC109602111 gene encoding alpha-tocopherol transfer protein-like, which produces MCTNLVDVQSLYDKDKDLKQDDVRKLQVWLEKQPHLPQITELQVALFLQSCYCSNEAAKQALDNYFTIKTLCQDIFGNRNVADAGFKETMNVSMLNILPKLTPEGYCINYMKLVDCDPDHFHFINQLKQFDMLTMLHLSKCGPCNGYVLVLDMEGSVFGHLTKVNLIVVKKFLFYLQEAMPVRLKGIHLVNIVSWADKLVALLKPFMKKELFDMLYLHPGLGGDFPKFVPKECLPNDYGGQCESIAVLHEKTKQFLNDNAEFFKWEDTQLVDESKRVGKAKGEGDFFGIEGTFKKLQVD